A stretch of DNA from Lagopus muta isolate bLagMut1 chromosome W, bLagMut1 primary, whole genome shotgun sequence:
GGCAAcacctgagatatggcagaaactcATGACAACAGCACCGGAtaaatatgccgctacactaacgtcagcatgtgacagataccaggaacaacagagaacgcccttagtttatgaattaattgttacgctccaaaactacgaacaattgctgtccccaattcatgctGCCGTTGCTGCTATATCAAAAATGAtggagcaagtgtctcaactgattaaccgtgacaagcctgtagcagtatcagagacgcttgatgaagatcaggataatcaaatgagtctaatgaaggagatgaaggagatgatgcgagcccacctaactaaagactATGATCCTTCCTTCTCATGTGCActatcaaaaatctcagctgttagaggcagacgctctccggctcaagtaagggataATACACCGCAAAttgccttatggtattacctacgtgaccatggagaagacatgaggaagtggcaccgtgaacctactcctgtactacgagcccgaGTGAgagaattacaaggcagatcaaccaccagtgcaattgctccagttaccacaggtaatggATAaaggggccctgccctcagtcagggggggaaagggataatagagtatattggactgtgtggattcgatggcctggcacatcagaaccactgaaatataaggcactggtggacactggtgcacagtgcactctgatgccctcgagtcatgaagggacagaatcaatccatatttctggagtgaccgggggctctcaagaattgactgtgttggaggctgagagaagcctcactggtaaggactggcaaaaacatcctattgtgacgggcccaggggctccatgtatactaggtattgattatctcagaagggggcatttcaaggatcctaaggggtatcgatgggcctttggaatagctgctgtggacacagacaacattaagcagttgtctgttttgcctggcctgtcaggagatccgtctgttgtggggctgctgcgagtaaaagagcaacaggtaccgattgccataaaaatggtgcacaggcgtcagtactgcaccaacagggattctttgctccccattcataagttaattcgtcaactagagagccagggagtgatcagcaaaactcactcgccttttaacagccccatatggccagtgcgtaaagccagtggagaatggaggctgacggtggactaccgtggcctgaatgaagtcacacccccactgagtgctgctgtgccggacatgttagaactccagtatgaactggagtcaaaagcggccaaatggtatgccaccattgacattgctaatgccttcttttccattcctttggccaaagaatgtaagccacagtttgctttcacatggtGGGGCGTTCggtatacctggaaccgtttgccccaggggtggaaacacagcccgaccatttgccatgggttgatccaaactgtattggaacagggcagtgctcttGAGCATCTGCAGTgcattgatgacatcattgtgtggggcgatacagcagaagaagtctttacaaaaggagagcgaatgatccaaattcttctgagtgctggttttgctatgaagcgaagcaaagtgaaaggacctcCCAgcagattcagttcctaggcataaagtggcaagatggccatcgtcacatcccgacagatgtgatcgacaaaatcactgctatgtctccacccacttgcaaaagagagacacaatcttttctgggtgcagtgggctttgggtgaatgcatgttccaaactacagcctcattgtaagccccctttatcatgtgacgcgaatgagaaatgagtttacatggggccctgagcagcagcaggcttttgaacagattaaacaggagatagcccgtgctgtggccctagggccagtacggacgggacagggtataaagaacatcctctatactgctgctggagagaacggtcccacttggagtttgtggcaaagaccctcaggagagacccgaggccaacccctgggattctggagttgagcctacagggggtcagaagagggctacactccaactgagaaggagatcttagccgcttatgagGGGGTTCAAGCTGCTTCCaaagtagtcggtactgaaacacagcttcttctggcacctcgactgccagtgctgaactgggtgttcaagggaaaggttccctccacccatcatgctactgattccacttggagtaagtggattgcactgattacacaacgagcacggatggggaacctcagccgtccaggaatcctagaggtgatcatggactggcctgaaggtaaaaagtttggaacaccaccagcagaagaagtatcacgtgctaaagaagccccaccatacaatgaactaccagaaaatgaatagaaatatgccctgttcacagatggatcgtgtcgtattgtgggaaagcatcgcagatggaaatctgctgtgtggagccccacacgacaagtagcagaggccactgaagggaaaggagaatcaagccaatttgcagaggtaaaggctgtccaactggccttagatgttgctgaacgggagaggtggccaatgctctatctttacactgactcatggatggtagcaaatgccttatgggggtggttacagcagtgggagcaaaataactggcaaagaaggggtaaacctatttgggctgctgaactgtggaaagacattgctgcctgaacaaagaatatggttgtgaaggtgcgccatgtagatgctcatgtgcccaagagtcgggctactgaagaacagcaaaataaccatcaggtagatcgagctgccaaaattgaggtggctcaaatagacctggactggcagaacaagggtgagttatttctggctcggtgggcccatgagacctcaggtcatcaagggagagatgcagtATACAAATaggctagagaccgaggggtggacttaactatggatgccattgcacaggttattcataactgtgaaacatgtgccatcatcaaacaagccaagaggatgaaacctctgtgggaggaagggcgatggcaaaagtacaaatatggggaggcatggcaggttgattatatcaccttgccacgatctcgcaatagtaagcattatgtgcttactatggtggaggcaaccactgggtggcttgaaacatatgcagtaccccatgctactgcccgaaacaccatactgggtaCCATAgtgggtctcgagaaacaactcctgtggcgacatggcaccccagaaaggattgagtctgataatgggactcatttcaaaaattctcttgtaaatacttgggccaaagatcatggcactgagtggatttaccatatttcctatcatgcaccagcctctggtaaaattgaacgatacaatggtttgttaaaaacgatgctaaaagcactgggtggcggaacatttaagcactgggagaagcatttggcagaagccacctggttagtcaataccagaggatctgtcaatcgtgatggtcctaaccagtgcagttccctacataccgtagagggagataaagtccccattgtacatgtaaagaacatgttaggaaaggcagtttgggttcttccagcttctggaaagggcaaacctctccgtggtacagtttttgcccagggaccaggatccacttggtgggtaatgcagaagaatgggcatgttcagtgtgtaccacaaggaaacttgatgccgggggagtgcagttagTAATTCCATGTATATGTGTATAGCCAtatgtgtgtaatgcattttaatcatttttttttgtttgtatatatgtatatatattttaagcatgatgtaacgatgtagaataaggggtggactggggtggggggggagggcagaggcctgtcgcccctgtcacggacatagattgatctagtcaactcctTGAC
This window harbors:
- the LOC125686467 gene encoding uncharacterized protein LOC125686467; protein product: MTEIQGSRKEFTRRLNESLVSWLVRCWDSGAHSLSLDGNEARQLGAIARDPAIDRGISRCLDEAASLWERVLIAVKEKYPFKNGLKIAMKKWDTVEKGIQYLREIVMVEMLYEPDFVPNHPHQDRDPEKVRATPEIWQKLMTTAPDKYAATLTSACDRYQEQQRTPLVYELIVTLQNYEQLLSPIHAAVAAISKMMEQVSQLINRDKPVAVSETLDEDQDNQMSLMKEMKEMMRAHLTKDYDPSFSCALSKISAVRGRRSPAQVRDNTPQIALWYYLRDHGEDMRKWHREPTPVLRARVRELQGRSTTSAIAPVTTGNG
- the LOC125686464 gene encoding uncharacterized protein LOC125686464, translating into MVVKVRHVDAHVPKSRATEEQQNNHQVDRAARIEVAQIDLDWQNKGELFLARWAHETSGHQGRDATYKWARDRGVDLTMDAIAQVIHNCETCAIIKQAKRMKPLWEEGRWQKYKYGEAWQVDYITLPRSRNSKHYVLTMVEATTGWLETYAVPHATARNTILGTIVGLEKQLLWRHGTPERIESDNGTHFKNSLVNTWAKDHGTEWIYHISYHAPASGKIERYNGLLKTMLKALGGGTFKHWEKHLAEATWLVNTRGSVNRDGPNQCSSLHTVEGDKVPIVHVKNMLGKAVWVLPASGKGKPLRGTVFAQGPGSTWWVMQKNGHVQCVPQGNLMPGECS